A window of Ictalurus furcatus strain D&B chromosome 18, Billie_1.0, whole genome shotgun sequence contains these coding sequences:
- the atg4a gene encoding cysteine protease ATG4A isoform X3, whose amino-acid sequence MEADDLPDTEDPVWVLGQSYHVKTEKSELLSDVCSRLWFTYRRKFSPIGGTGPSSDTGWGCMLRCGQMILAQALVCSHLGRTWRWVSEESQPAEYQRILHCFLDRKDSCYSIHQMAQMGVGEGKSVGEWYGPNTVAQVLRKLTLFDDWSSLAVYVSMDNTVVIEDIKKQCHQEARSSRCICGGVEVPPSGESSSGHKLTDGREQRQAPSPVYHSQQYSQQHSQHSLDWRPLLLLIPLRMGINNINPIYIQALKECFKMPQSCGVLGGKPNLAYYFIGFIDDELIYLDPHTTQSAVDSETDLGVDDQSYHCQRSPHRMKITSLDPSVALGFFCKSEEDFDSWCNQVQQEILKKRNLRMFELVEKHPSHWPPFIPPTKPEVQTTGAEFIESTDKLFESEEEFEILNV is encoded by the exons ATGGAGGCAG ATGATTTACCAGACACTGAAGATCCAGTCTGGGTTTTAGGACAATCTTATCATGTTAAAACAg AAAAGTCAGAGCTTCTTTCTGATGTGTGTTCACGGCTCTGGTTCACGTACAGGAGAAAGTTCAGCCCTATCG GAGGAACAGGTCCGTCGTCAGACACAGGCTGGGGCTGCATGCTGCGCTGTGGACAGATGATCCTGGCACAGGCCCTCGTCTGCAGCCATCTTGGGAGAA CCTGGCGGTGGGTGAGTGAGGAGAGTCAGCCAGCCGAGTACCAGCGCATCCTCCACTGCTTTCTGGATAGAAAAGATAGCTGTTATTCAATTCACCAGATGG cTCAGATGGGGGTGGGCGAGGGTAAATCTGTCGGAGAGTGGTATGGTCCGAACACAGTAGCACAAGTCCTCAG GAAACTCACACTGTTTGATGATTGGAGTTCGTTAGCTGTGTACGTGTCAATGGACAACACCGTCGTGATCGAAGACATCA AGAAGCAGTGTCATCAGGAAGCGAGGTCCAGTCGGTGTATCTGTGGAGGTGTAGAAGTTCCTCCATCGGGCGAATCATCATCAGGACACAAACTAACAGACGGCCGAGAGCAGCGCCAGGCTCCGTCCCCCGTATACCATTCCCAACAGTATTCCCAACAGCATTCCCAGCATTCCCTGGATTGGAGGCCTCTGCTGCTTCTTATCCCACTCCGCATGGGCATCAACAACATCAACCCCATCTACATCCAGGCCCTGAAA gaATGTTTTAAGATGCCTCAGTCTTGTGGAGTGCTTGGTGGAAAACCCAACCTGGCTTATTACTTTATTGGATTTATAG ATGATGAGCTGATTTATCTGGACCCTCACACCACCCAGTCAGCTGTGGACTCGGAGACGGACCTCGGGGTGGATGACCAGAGCTACCACTGCCAGAGGAGTCCTCATCGCATGAAGATCACCAGCCTGGACCCTTCTGTAGCACTG GGCTTCTTCTGTAAGAGTGAGGAGGACTTCGACAGCTGGTGTAATCAGGTTCAGCAG GAGATCCTGAAGAAGCGGAACTTGCGGATGTTTGAGCTGGTGGAGAAGCATCCGTCTCACTGGCCTCCGTTCATTCCTCCAACTAAACCTGAGGTGCAGACCACAGGAGCAG AGTTCATCGAGTCCACAGATAAGCTGTTCGAGTCTGAGGAGGAGTTTGAGATCCTGAATGTGTGA
- the atg4a gene encoding cysteine protease ATG4A isoform X2, producing MEAVFAKYENQINVFSEFLDDLPDTEDPVWVLGQSYHVKTEKSELLSDVCSRLWFTYRRKFSPIGGTGPSSDTGWGCMLRCGQMILAQALVCSHLGRTWRWVSEESQPAEYQRILHCFLDRKDSCYSIHQMAQMGVGEGKSVGEWYGPNTVAQVLRKLTLFDDWSSLAVYVSMDNTVVIEDIKKQCHQEARSSRCICGGVEVPPSGESSSGHKLTDGREQRQAPSPVYHSQQYSQQHSQHSLDWRPLLLLIPLRMGINNINPIYIQALKECFKMPQSCGVLGGKPNLAYYFIGFIDDELIYLDPHTTQSAVDSETDLGVDDQSYHCQRSPHRMKITSLDPSVALGFFCKSEEDFDSWCNQVQQEILKKRNLRMFELVEKHPSHWPPFIPPTKPEVQTTGAEFIESTDKLFESEEEFEILNV from the exons ATGGAGGCAG TTTTTGCCAAGTATGAAAACCAGATCAACGTGTTCTCTGAATTCCTAGATGATTTACCAGACACTGAAGATCCAGTCTGGGTTTTAGGACAATCTTATCATGTTAAAACAg AAAAGTCAGAGCTTCTTTCTGATGTGTGTTCACGGCTCTGGTTCACGTACAGGAGAAAGTTCAGCCCTATCG GAGGAACAGGTCCGTCGTCAGACACAGGCTGGGGCTGCATGCTGCGCTGTGGACAGATGATCCTGGCACAGGCCCTCGTCTGCAGCCATCTTGGGAGAA CCTGGCGGTGGGTGAGTGAGGAGAGTCAGCCAGCCGAGTACCAGCGCATCCTCCACTGCTTTCTGGATAGAAAAGATAGCTGTTATTCAATTCACCAGATGG cTCAGATGGGGGTGGGCGAGGGTAAATCTGTCGGAGAGTGGTATGGTCCGAACACAGTAGCACAAGTCCTCAG GAAACTCACACTGTTTGATGATTGGAGTTCGTTAGCTGTGTACGTGTCAATGGACAACACCGTCGTGATCGAAGACATCA AGAAGCAGTGTCATCAGGAAGCGAGGTCCAGTCGGTGTATCTGTGGAGGTGTAGAAGTTCCTCCATCGGGCGAATCATCATCAGGACACAAACTAACAGACGGCCGAGAGCAGCGCCAGGCTCCGTCCCCCGTATACCATTCCCAACAGTATTCCCAACAGCATTCCCAGCATTCCCTGGATTGGAGGCCTCTGCTGCTTCTTATCCCACTCCGCATGGGCATCAACAACATCAACCCCATCTACATCCAGGCCCTGAAA gaATGTTTTAAGATGCCTCAGTCTTGTGGAGTGCTTGGTGGAAAACCCAACCTGGCTTATTACTTTATTGGATTTATAG ATGATGAGCTGATTTATCTGGACCCTCACACCACCCAGTCAGCTGTGGACTCGGAGACGGACCTCGGGGTGGATGACCAGAGCTACCACTGCCAGAGGAGTCCTCATCGCATGAAGATCACCAGCCTGGACCCTTCTGTAGCACTG GGCTTCTTCTGTAAGAGTGAGGAGGACTTCGACAGCTGGTGTAATCAGGTTCAGCAG GAGATCCTGAAGAAGCGGAACTTGCGGATGTTTGAGCTGGTGGAGAAGCATCCGTCTCACTGGCCTCCGTTCATTCCTCCAACTAAACCTGAGGTGCAGACCACAGGAGCAG AGTTCATCGAGTCCACAGATAAGCTGTTCGAGTCTGAGGAGGAGTTTGAGATCCTGAATGTGTGA
- the atg4a gene encoding cysteine protease ATG4A isoform X1, protein MEAGLFVPVFAKYENQINVFSEFLDDLPDTEDPVWVLGQSYHVKTEKSELLSDVCSRLWFTYRRKFSPIGGTGPSSDTGWGCMLRCGQMILAQALVCSHLGRTWRWVSEESQPAEYQRILHCFLDRKDSCYSIHQMAQMGVGEGKSVGEWYGPNTVAQVLRKLTLFDDWSSLAVYVSMDNTVVIEDIKKQCHQEARSSRCICGGVEVPPSGESSSGHKLTDGREQRQAPSPVYHSQQYSQQHSQHSLDWRPLLLLIPLRMGINNINPIYIQALKECFKMPQSCGVLGGKPNLAYYFIGFIDDELIYLDPHTTQSAVDSETDLGVDDQSYHCQRSPHRMKITSLDPSVALGFFCKSEEDFDSWCNQVQQEILKKRNLRMFELVEKHPSHWPPFIPPTKPEVQTTGAEFIESTDKLFESEEEFEILNV, encoded by the exons ATGGAGGCAG GTCTCTTTGTTCCAGTTTTTGCCAAGTATGAAAACCAGATCAACGTGTTCTCTGAATTCCTAGATGATTTACCAGACACTGAAGATCCAGTCTGGGTTTTAGGACAATCTTATCATGTTAAAACAg AAAAGTCAGAGCTTCTTTCTGATGTGTGTTCACGGCTCTGGTTCACGTACAGGAGAAAGTTCAGCCCTATCG GAGGAACAGGTCCGTCGTCAGACACAGGCTGGGGCTGCATGCTGCGCTGTGGACAGATGATCCTGGCACAGGCCCTCGTCTGCAGCCATCTTGGGAGAA CCTGGCGGTGGGTGAGTGAGGAGAGTCAGCCAGCCGAGTACCAGCGCATCCTCCACTGCTTTCTGGATAGAAAAGATAGCTGTTATTCAATTCACCAGATGG cTCAGATGGGGGTGGGCGAGGGTAAATCTGTCGGAGAGTGGTATGGTCCGAACACAGTAGCACAAGTCCTCAG GAAACTCACACTGTTTGATGATTGGAGTTCGTTAGCTGTGTACGTGTCAATGGACAACACCGTCGTGATCGAAGACATCA AGAAGCAGTGTCATCAGGAAGCGAGGTCCAGTCGGTGTATCTGTGGAGGTGTAGAAGTTCCTCCATCGGGCGAATCATCATCAGGACACAAACTAACAGACGGCCGAGAGCAGCGCCAGGCTCCGTCCCCCGTATACCATTCCCAACAGTATTCCCAACAGCATTCCCAGCATTCCCTGGATTGGAGGCCTCTGCTGCTTCTTATCCCACTCCGCATGGGCATCAACAACATCAACCCCATCTACATCCAGGCCCTGAAA gaATGTTTTAAGATGCCTCAGTCTTGTGGAGTGCTTGGTGGAAAACCCAACCTGGCTTATTACTTTATTGGATTTATAG ATGATGAGCTGATTTATCTGGACCCTCACACCACCCAGTCAGCTGTGGACTCGGAGACGGACCTCGGGGTGGATGACCAGAGCTACCACTGCCAGAGGAGTCCTCATCGCATGAAGATCACCAGCCTGGACCCTTCTGTAGCACTG GGCTTCTTCTGTAAGAGTGAGGAGGACTTCGACAGCTGGTGTAATCAGGTTCAGCAG GAGATCCTGAAGAAGCGGAACTTGCGGATGTTTGAGCTGGTGGAGAAGCATCCGTCTCACTGGCCTCCGTTCATTCCTCCAACTAAACCTGAGGTGCAGACCACAGGAGCAG AGTTCATCGAGTCCACAGATAAGCTGTTCGAGTCTGAGGAGGAGTTTGAGATCCTGAATGTGTGA